One Microplitis demolitor isolate Queensland-Clemson2020A chromosome 2, iyMicDemo2.1a, whole genome shotgun sequence DNA segment encodes these proteins:
- the LOC103579529 gene encoding coatomer subunit zeta-1 isoform X2: protein MDGQLLEPSLYTIKGMAILDNDGHRILAKYYDKNIFPTSKEQKAFEKNLFNKTHRSNTEIIMLDGLTCVYRSNVDLYFYVMGSSYENELILMSVLNCLYDSVSQILRRNVEKRAVLDSLDIVMLAMDEICDGGIILDADAASVVQRVALRTDDIPLGEQTVAQVLQSAKEQLKWSLLK from the exons ATGGACGGGCAATTGTtg gAACCATCTTTGTATACCATCAAAGGGATGGCAATTTTGGATAACGATGGGCATCGAATCCTAGCTAAATATTacgacaaaaatatatttccaaCTTCGAAAGAACAGAaagcttttgaaaaaaatttgttcaataaAACCCACAGATCAAATACCGAAATAATTATGTTGGATGGATTAACTTGCGTGTACAGAAGTAAtgttgatttatatttttacgtaaTGGGCAGTTCATATGAAAACGAa CTGATTCTTATGAGCGTATTGAACTGTTTGTATGATTCTGTAAGTCAAATATTGAGAAGGAATGTTGAGAAACGAGCTGTGTTGGATAGTTTAGATATTGTGATGCTGGCTATGGATGAAATTTGTGATGGAGG AATTATACTCGATGCTGATGCTGCGAGTGTCGTTCAAAGAGTTGCGCTTAGGACTGATGACATTCCATTGGGAGAGCAAACAGTTGCAcag GTATTGCAATCAGCTAAAGAGCAGCTTAAATGGTCCCTGCTAAAGTAA
- the LOC103579529 gene encoding coatomer subunit zeta-1 isoform X1: MQRSPKYCDHNLAMFHLNSDIKTNQEPSLYTIKGMAILDNDGHRILAKYYDKNIFPTSKEQKAFEKNLFNKTHRSNTEIIMLDGLTCVYRSNVDLYFYVMGSSYENELILMSVLNCLYDSVSQILRRNVEKRAVLDSLDIVMLAMDEICDGGIILDADAASVVQRVALRTDDIPLGEQTVAQVLQSAKEQLKWSLLK; this comes from the exons aTGCAACGTTCTCCAAAATATTGTGATCATAACCTAGCaatgtttcatttaaattctgatataaaaactaatcaa gAACCATCTTTGTATACCATCAAAGGGATGGCAATTTTGGATAACGATGGGCATCGAATCCTAGCTAAATATTacgacaaaaatatatttccaaCTTCGAAAGAACAGAaagcttttgaaaaaaatttgttcaataaAACCCACAGATCAAATACCGAAATAATTATGTTGGATGGATTAACTTGCGTGTACAGAAGTAAtgttgatttatatttttacgtaaTGGGCAGTTCATATGAAAACGAa CTGATTCTTATGAGCGTATTGAACTGTTTGTATGATTCTGTAAGTCAAATATTGAGAAGGAATGTTGAGAAACGAGCTGTGTTGGATAGTTTAGATATTGTGATGCTGGCTATGGATGAAATTTGTGATGGAGG AATTATACTCGATGCTGATGCTGCGAGTGTCGTTCAAAGAGTTGCGCTTAGGACTGATGACATTCCATTGGGAGAGCAAACAGTTGCAcag GTATTGCAATCAGCTAAAGAGCAGCTTAAATGGTCCCTGCTAAAGTAA
- the LOC103579544 gene encoding coiled-coil domain-containing protein 25 has translation MVYYFESDVVQPPVVLFMGVDKHENEDLIKWGWPEDVWFHVDKFSSAHVYLRLAPGQTIDDVPTSVLEDAAQLVKANSIEGNKANDIDVVYTMWSNLKKTPGMEVGQVGFHKEKDVKKIHVPKRINTVVNRLNKTKRSETPNLRAEREQRDRSEREDKKKVQRELREKEKAEKKQREEEAEIRSYSSLFSDSKMTANTEAGYDSDDFM, from the exons atggtTTACTATTTTGAAAGCGATG tggtCCAGCCTCCAGTGGTTTTATTTATGGGAGTTGATAAACATGAga atgaagatttaattaaatggggATGGCCAGAAGATGTTTGGTTTCacgttgataaattttcatcagcTCACGTTTATTTACGACTTGCACCg gggCAGACAATTGATGACGTACCAACATCGGTACTAGAAGACGCAGCGCAATTAGTAAAAGCAAACAGTATTGAAGGAAACAAAGCCAATGATATCGACGTTGTCTACACAATGTggtcgaatttaaaaaaaacaccgGGTATGGAAGTAGGGCAAGTGGGTTTCCATAAAGAGAaggatgtcaaaaaaattcatgtaccTAAACGTATTAATACTGTGGTTAATCGTCTCAACAAAACTAAACGTTCGGAGACTCCTAATTTGAGAGCTGAGCGCGAGCAGAGAGACAGAAGTGAACgggaggataaaaaaaaagtacagagAGAGttgagagagaaagaaaaagcTGAGAAGAAACAACGAGAGGAAGAAGCTGAAATCAG gAGTTACTCTTCATTATTTTCCGACAGTAAAATGACAGCAAACACAGAAGCTGGATATGATTCTGATGATTTTATGTAa
- the LOC103578621 gene encoding serine/threonine-protein phosphatase 6 regulatory ankyrin repeat subunit A, producing MSFLELGDGPPLLQAIFLGDVQEIRALLATQQENVHWQDEEQRSLLHASAFIGDPDILETLILNGAGVNNKDKCWRTPLHRACCSGNESAVEVLLKHEAAVNVRDRNWQTPLHFAAANNAVECARLIIPKLFNNINLTDRRGRTCWHHAASNGHVEMTKLLLEQPGCAINARDKMDRRALHYAASEGHEEIVRILLDHGAEIDVKDRNLYTPLHGAVAAGKFGCLRILIEAGADIEAKNVYGNTPLHVACLNGHAAAVAVLIYHGSNIEAVNYRGQTPLHVAAASTLGVSCLEILLSAGADINVQSQDGRTPLHMTAIHGRFTRSKSLLDAGASPDTRDKNGNTALHIAAWLGHECLTTTLLDCGASPAARNAEQRTPLHLSCLAGHIEVCRKLLQVDNKKIDSRDICGRTPLHSAAFKGSVDCLDLLLSSGANFRLSDNDNRLALHYAASQGHYLCVFTLVGYGSDPNAQDVNGATCLHLAASSASNSMNHNNGDNAGECVRYLLTHRADSNIRDKRGFTAIHYAVAGGNQPALEALLYVTATTITNNQSPAPSNVSKSNPPSPSIRQGENSASPAASPSAAASNLSASAMMNQYQQQLTNHPNNPALTPLHLAAYHGHGEILRLLLPLFPSTNIREDTGKTPLDLAAYRGHEQCVRLLLRCAALVSVQDNVTRRTPVHCAAAMGHTDCLKLLLENMEDHTVIDRYDIKHRTALTLAVANRHQECAQILLKYKADCNLPDINKHTPLFRAVIHEKDHPLVELLLEHGARVSIQDNSGKTPAHLAAACGRLKALAALLKSDPSAISLKDDQGCTVLHWACYNDHPDCVEYLLEQNLVETLESNPFSAVHCAVHQGSAECLKLLIDKFGGQAVAAAPRDTPGGRLALHVAAAAGSVECAKLILHSVGANLGGLEAQDYAGRTPLLSAALAGQTATIELLLEWKANIQAVDAGSNTALHLACQRRHSAAASLLLDTIESSQSLLNSNDNSQKSHSKKVLIVNMTNKQLKTPLHLAARNGLVGVTRRLIQLGASVVAVDSDGLTPALACAPNAAVAKCLATILAAHGQNWESTQQPSIQQTSEIYLNGRDSQHSSDSEFY from the exons ATGAGTTTTCTGGAGCTTGGCGATGGG CCGCCATTGCTACAAGCGATATTTCTTGGAGATGTCCAGGAGATTCGCGCTTTGTTGGCGACGCAGCAGGAAAACGTACACTGGCAGGATGAGGAGCAACGTTCTTTGCTCCACGCATCAGCTttcat tggAGATCCAGACATCCTTGAGACACTAATTTTAAATGGAGCGGGCGTTAATAACAAAGATAAATGTTGGCGTACGCCATTACATCGCGCCTGTTGTTCGGGGAATGAGTCAGCGGTTGAAGTTTTGCTTAAACATGAGGCAGCGGTAAATGTACGTGACCGCAATTGGCAAACGCCATTACACTTTGCAGCGGCAAACAATGCTGTTGAATGCGCGCGTTTGATTATTCCAAAgctgtttaataatattaatttaacggACCGACGTGGTCGGACTTGTTGGCATCATGCGGCCTCGAATGGTCATGTCGAGATGACAAAACTGCTGCTGGAGCAGCCGGGCTGTGCTATCAATGCACGGGACAAAATGGACCGACGTGCGCTGCATTACGCAGCCTCGGAGGGCCACGAGGAAATAGTGAGAATTTTGCTGGACCATGGAGCCGAGATCGACGTCAAAGATCGCAATCTGTACACTCCCTTGCACGGCGCGGTTGCTGCTGGTAAATTCGGGTGCttgagaattttaattgaaGCTGGAGCAGACATTGAAGCTAAAAATGTTTATGGGAACACTCCGCTGCACGTTGCCTGCTTGAATGGTCACGCTGCCGCGGTGGCAGTTCTTATTTACCATGGATCCAATATCGAGGCTGTCAATTACCGGGGCCAAACTCCGCTGCATGTTGCAGCTGCAAGTACTCTCGGTGTCAGCTGCCTAGAAATTTTACTTAGTGCCGGTGCTGACATAAACGTCCAGTCCCAGGATGGCCGGACCCCATTGCACATGACCGCAATACATGGAAGATTTACGCGCTCCAAAAGTCTGCTGGATGCTGGAGCTTCCCCGGATACTCGTGATAAAAATGGCAACACTGCACTTCATATCGCCGCTTGGTTGGGCCACGAGTGTTTGACGACAACGTTACTGGACTGCGGAGCATCACCGGCTGCTCGCAATGCTGAGCAACGTACACCCTTGCACCTGAGTTGTCTTGCCGGTCACATTGAGGTCTGCCGTAAATTACTCCAAGTCGACAATAAAAAGATAGACTCACGTGACATTTGCGGTCGGACACCACTGCACTCGGCAGCATTCAAAGGTTCCGTTGATTGTCTCGATCTTTTGTTGTCAAGTGGAGCCAACTTCCGTTTGTCGGACAACGACAACAGACTGGCGCTTCATTATGCCGCTAGCCAAGGCCATTATTTATGTGTCTTTACTTTGGTTGGTTATGGCAGCGATCCAAATGCCCAAGATGTCAATGGCGCGACGTGTCTTCATCTGGCCGCTTCATCAGCTTCCAACTCAATGAATCACAACAATGGCGACAATGCCGGCGAGTGTGTGAGATATCTGCTGACTCACAGAGCAGACTCAAACATTCGCGACAAGCGCGGATTCACGGCAATTCATTACGCAGTTGCTGGAGGTAATCAGCCTGCATTGGAAGCGCTTCTGTATGTAACAGCAACAACTATCACAAACAATCAGTCTCCTGCACCATCAAATGTCTCCAAAAGTAATCCGCCGTCTCCATCAATACGACAGGGTGAAAATTCGGCATCACCTGCGGCATCACCATCAGCCGCAGCGTCAAATCTGTCAGCATCCGCAATGATGAACCAGTACCAGCAGCAACTGACAAATCACCCCAACAATCCAGCGCTGACTCCCCTTCATCTGGCGGCTTATCACGGTCATGGTGAAATCCTGCGTCTGTTACTGCCACTGTTCCCGAGCACAAACATACGCGAAGACACCGGCAAGACCCCACTGGACCTAGCAGCTTATCGTGGACACGAACAATGCGTCAGGTTGCTACTACGTTGCGCGGCTCTGGTTTCCGTTCAAGACAACGTGACCCGACGGACACCAGTACACTGTGCCGCAGCAATGGGACACACGGACTGTCTTAAATTGCTGCTGGAGAACATGGAAGATCACACGGTCATTGACCGGTATGACATCAAGCATCGGACTGCTTTGACACTTGCGGTAGCGAATCGGCATCAGGAGTGCGcacaaattttactaaaatacaAAGCTGACTGTAATTTACCTGACATAAATAAACACACGCCTTTATTCCGTGCTGTGATACACGAAAAAGATCATCCGTTGGTTGAACTTTTGCTGGAACACGGAGCGCGAGTTTCTATTCAAGATAATTCTGGTAAAACTCCAGCTCATTTAGCAGCTGCATGTGGAag gcTCAAAGCATTGGCAGCTCTGCTGAAATCTGATCCAAGCGCGATCTCATTAAAAGACGATCAAGGTTGCACTGTTTTGCACTGGGCCTGCTACAATGACCACCCGGACTGCGTTGAGTATCTCCTGGAGCAGAATCTCGTGGAGACATTGGAGAGTAACCCATTTTCTGCTGTCCACTGCGCAGTTCATCAGGGTTCTGCGGAATGCTTGAAACTCCTGATCGACAAATTTGGTGGGCAAGCGGTAGCTGCTGCGCCGCGAGACACTCCTGGCGGAAGACTCGCTCTCCATGTTGCGGCTGCCGCAGGCTCTGTCGAGTGCGCGAAACTTATTCTCCATTCTGTGGGTGCTAATCTTGGAGGTCTTGAGGCCCAAGATTACGCTGGTCGGACTCCGCTACTCAGTGCCGCGCTCGCTGGTCAAACTGCTACCATCg AATTATTGCTCGAGTGGAAGGCCAACATCCAAGCAGTTGACGCAGGAAGCAACACCGCGCTTCACTTGGCCTGTCAGCGACGACATTCAGCAGCTGCGTCGCTGCTACTAGATACTATCGAGTCATCTCAATCTTTATTGAACTCAAATGACAATTCTCAGAAGTCCCATTCCAAGAAAGTGCTGATTGTCAACATGAcaaacaaacaattaaaaactccgCTACATCTCGCTGCGAGAAACGGCCTCGTTGGC GTGACGAGACGACTTATTCAATTGGGAGCCAGCGTAGTTGCTGTTGATTCCGATGGACTGACTCCTGCCCTAGCTTGCGCTCCCAATGCCGCAGTTGCTAAATGTCTTGCGACAATTCTTGCTGCGCAtg gTCAAAATTGGGAGTCAACTCAACAACCCTCAATTCAACAAACGtcggaaatttatttgaacgGCAGAGATTCACAGCATAGCTCGGACTCGGAATTTTACTGA